Proteins from one Panicum virgatum strain AP13 chromosome 7K, P.virgatum_v5, whole genome shotgun sequence genomic window:
- the LOC120640456 gene encoding protein phosphatase 1 regulatory subunit INH3-like, which translates to MATRAPPPYSSSAGSVTVTVTVDPSPSSSSSAPPPATAAPPPAEAVVLRLKRRGKKVSWKEGTVDNEGLGRKSSKKCCIFHKEVPFDEDCRDDEAPGGGHQCPRGDAGEGTSGSGGGGCPSSSHDHSHHHP; encoded by the coding sequence ATGGCgactcgcgcgccgccgccgtactcGTCGTCAGCCGGATCCGTGACCGTGACCGTGACCGTTgacccctccccctcttcgtcctcctcggccccgccaccggcgacggccgcgccgccgccggcggaggcggtggtgctGCGGCTGAAGCGGCGGGGCAAGAAGGTGTCGTGGAAGGAGGGAACGGTGGACAACGAGGGCCTCGGCCGCAAGAGCTCCAAGAAGTGCTGCATCTTCCACAAGGAGGTCCCCTTCGACGAGGACTGCAGGGACGATGAGGCCCCCGGCGGAGGGCACCAGTGCCCGCGGGGAGATGCTGGCGAGGGcaccagcggcagcggcggtggcggatgcCCGTCCTCCTCCCACGACCACAGCCATCACCACCCCTGA
- the LOC120640457 gene encoding uncharacterized protein LOC120640457 — translation MVAWTFATSHIFRSHIHNLATWPPMGKESQLAPPKKDTGNQNAKKGLKGKTIINLDDGNDGRTAKRLVFDPEEDMDMRLVSAWLIHSNNPINGNCKKNESYWGDVHELCNSTTPTNRKREVKHLKVRWQKIKRWVGFFCACWKKATSIYLSGYSDDQLKDMAKQFYFDDYPKEGPFTVEHCWKILRDEPKWHTVLEELEKPNKRSLDEDKATDISVVGEKERPIGTKQAKKQRNGKGGSLLYWNPIKNSCVWTLGR, via the exons ATGGTGGCCTGGACCTTTGCCACAAGCCACATCTTCAGGAGCCACATCCACAATTTG GCAACATGGCCACCTATGGGAAAGGAATCTCAATTAGCACCACCAAAAAAAGACACAGGAAACCAAAATGCTAAAAAGGGATTGAAAGGCAAAACTATCATCAACTTAGATGATGGAAACGATGGGAGGACTGCAAAGCGTCTTGTATTTGATCCAGAGGAGGACATGGACATGAGGCTA GTTAGTGCATGGCTGATTCACTCGAATAACCCAATCAATGGGAATTGCAAGAAAAATGAGAGCTATTGGGGTGATGTACATGAGCTGTGCAATAGTACTACACCTACAAACCGAAAAAGAGAGGTGAAACATCTCAAAGTTCGCTGGCAAAAAATTAAGAGATGGGTGGGATTTTTTTGTGCATGTTGGAAGAAGGCTACCTCAATTTATCTTAGCGGATATTCAGATGACCAGCTAAAAGACATGGCTAAGCAGTTTTATTTTGATGACTATCCTAAAGAAGGCCCATTCACAGTTGAGCACTGCTGGAAGATTCTTCGTGATGAACCCAAGTGGCATACAGTTTTGGAAGAACTTGAAAAACCAAATAAAAGGAGTTTGGATGAAGACAAGGCAACTGACATCTCAGTTGTAGGAGAAAAGGAACGTCCTATAGGGACAAAACAAGCTAAGAAACAACGCAATGGTAAAGGAGGGAGTCTGCTTTACTGGAATCCTATCAAAAACTCTTGTGTATGGACACTAGGGAGATGA